The Acinetobacter defluvii genome includes a region encoding these proteins:
- the pyrF gene encoding orotidine-5'-phosphate decarboxylase, which yields MEMNLLSIIVALDAKSQYDALKIADQLDPSLCRLKVGKELFTHEGSSIVKALHDRQFEVFLDLKFHDIPNTTAQAVCAAGDMGVWMVNVHASGGRKMMETCVERLKAGNYQTQLIAVTVLTSMGREDLRDIGLDIEPFEQVKRLAKLTKDSGLDGVVCSAQEAKMLREDLGKNFALVTPGIRPAGSSADDQKRIVTPKQAMLDGSTHLVIGRPITQSENPSQTLKDILATL from the coding sequence ATGGAAATGAATCTCTTGAGTATTATTGTTGCCTTAGATGCTAAAAGCCAATATGACGCATTAAAAATTGCTGATCAATTAGATCCATCACTTTGCCGTTTAAAAGTGGGTAAAGAACTCTTTACGCACGAAGGTTCATCGATTGTAAAAGCATTGCATGATCGTCAGTTTGAAGTCTTTTTAGATTTAAAATTTCACGATATACCAAACACAACAGCACAAGCTGTATGTGCCGCAGGTGATATGGGGGTATGGATGGTCAATGTCCATGCTTCAGGTGGTCGTAAAATGATGGAAACCTGTGTCGAGCGTTTAAAAGCAGGAAATTATCAGACGCAATTGATTGCAGTAACTGTATTGACCTCAATGGGGCGTGAAGACTTACGTGATATCGGTTTAGATATTGAGCCTTTTGAGCAAGTGAAGCGTTTAGCGAAACTCACCAAAGACAGTGGCTTGGATGGTGTAGTATGTTCTGCACAAGAAGCAAAAATGCTACGTGAAGACTTGGGGAAAAATTTTGCTTTAGTGACGCCTGGAATTCGTCCTGCAGGTTCAAGTGCAGATGATCAAAAGCGGATTGTGACCCCGAAACAAGCGATGTTAGATGGTTCTACACATTTGGTAATTGGTCGTCCGATTACGCAGTCAGAAAATCCAAGTCAAACTTTGAAAGATATTTTGGCGACATTGTAA
- a CDS encoding AraC family transcriptional regulator, which yields MKRSILGLMYLIQGMRNAGIDVDERLASIGIQSDALDPSSIIHPSLEWDIQKIIGQGVKPETGLFIGQHYALAGYGPLLMLLVTCNTVGEAIENGIRFQGLTHLYGELSTIENHRQIALSYQPVDLTTEMGLLRAQCEISGTYKFLQDIYKMMGLFVPDMRIELPFQQPEDAETLQQFYDYYGVNLYFGCKTAAFWLDKYVVDVKIPSADPITNRVYEAKCIEEIQRLSFVENEVPVLIQRVNDYLELQQGVIPTMAETAHALNLPERTLRHQLQQLNTSYKAIREQLIKHKALRLIEYKEYSIEMIAELLGYSEPAAFNHAFKRWFGQSPRQYGK from the coding sequence ATGAAAAGATCGATACTTGGTTTGATGTACTTGATTCAGGGCATGCGTAATGCAGGAATTGATGTGGATGAACGTCTAGCTAGCATCGGAATTCAGTCAGATGCCCTTGATCCAAGTTCAATTATTCACCCAAGTTTAGAATGGGATATTCAAAAAATTATTGGGCAAGGGGTCAAGCCAGAAACAGGATTATTTATTGGTCAACATTATGCTTTGGCTGGCTATGGTCCTTTACTGATGCTCTTGGTGACATGTAATACCGTGGGTGAGGCTATTGAAAATGGCATACGTTTTCAGGGTTTAACCCATTTATATGGTGAATTAAGTACGATTGAGAATCATCGACAAATCGCTTTGAGTTATCAGCCTGTTGACTTAACTACAGAAATGGGTTTGTTACGGGCGCAGTGTGAAATCTCAGGGACTTATAAATTTCTTCAAGATATTTATAAAATGATGGGATTATTTGTACCTGATATGCGAATCGAATTGCCATTTCAGCAGCCTGAAGATGCAGAAACATTGCAACAGTTTTATGACTATTATGGTGTTAATTTATATTTTGGTTGTAAAACGGCAGCATTTTGGTTAGATAAATATGTGGTCGATGTTAAAATTCCATCCGCAGACCCAATTACCAATCGAGTTTATGAAGCAAAATGTATTGAGGAAATTCAAAGGCTTAGTTTTGTTGAGAATGAAGTTCCTGTCCTAATTCAGCGGGTGAATGATTATTTGGAATTGCAACAAGGTGTCATTCCAACAATGGCAGAAACAGCACATGCTTTAAATCTACCAGAACGTACGTTGCGTCATCAATTGCAGCAACTGAATACCAGTTATAAAGCAATTCGAGAGCAATTAATCAAACATAAGGCATTGCGTTTGATTGAATATAAAGAATATTCAATTGAAATGATTGCTGAGTTATTGGGATATTCTGAACCTGCGGCATTTAATCATGCATTTAAACGTTGGTTTGGACAAAGCCCACGCCAATATGGCAAGTAA
- a CDS encoding SRPBCC family protein, protein MNSIQVKQEFNAPIDQVFDLLSKHATYNVAFAPIQVVRVKDAADPERPDGLGSVRRMGFGPIKPIQEQITLVDVNKRIEYKLIKNPLIKHHLGMIEFTELAPNKTQVDYTIELQARAPFVSKLILAQLKLAITLGFKKLAKSIK, encoded by the coding sequence ATGAATTCAATTCAAGTAAAACAAGAGTTTAATGCACCCATCGATCAAGTGTTTGATTTATTATCAAAACATGCCACTTATAATGTTGCCTTTGCGCCTATCCAAGTAGTGCGTGTGAAAGATGCTGCTGATCCAGAACGCCCAGATGGTCTCGGTTCTGTGCGCCGTATGGGATTTGGTCCAATTAAACCGATTCAAGAACAAATTACTTTAGTTGATGTGAATAAACGCATTGAATATAAATTGATTAAGAATCCTTTGATCAAGCACCATCTTGGAATGATTGAGTTTACTGAGCTTGCACCAAATAAAACACAAGTGGATTATACGATTGAATTACAAGCACGTGCACCTTTTGTGAGTAAATTAATACTTGCACAGCTCAAGCTAGCGATTACACTTGGCTTTAAGAAATTAGCAAAGTCTATAAAGTAA
- the tadA gene encoding tRNA adenosine(34) deaminase TadA, which yields MTDTQKIQDEFWMQQAFEQAASAALQGEIPVGAVLVSEGEIIGQGYNTPISAHDPTAHAEIQAIRQACLNIQNYRLPEDTTLYVTLEPCTMCVGALIHARVKRVVFAAAEPKAGSLVSSRQLLENGYYNHIFEFEGGCMQQQCSQQLSDFFKMRREQKKQQRLLEKSLKDQIK from the coding sequence ATGACAGATACGCAAAAAATACAAGATGAATTTTGGATGCAGCAGGCTTTTGAGCAAGCTGCATCTGCTGCTTTGCAGGGAGAAATTCCTGTGGGTGCGGTGCTTGTAAGCGAAGGTGAAATCATTGGGCAAGGCTACAATACGCCTATTTCGGCACATGACCCTACTGCACATGCTGAAATTCAAGCTATTCGCCAAGCTTGTTTAAATATTCAAAACTATCGTTTACCTGAAGATACAACCCTGTATGTCACTTTAGAACCTTGTACAATGTGTGTAGGGGCATTAATTCATGCACGCGTGAAACGTGTAGTTTTTGCGGCAGCAGAGCCTAAAGCGGGTTCTTTAGTCAGTAGTCGGCAGTTGTTAGAAAATGGTTATTACAATCATATTTTTGAATTTGAAGGTGGCTGCATGCAACAACAATGTTCACAACAGCTTTCTGATTTTTTTAAAATGCGCCGTGAACAAAAAAAGCAGCAACGTTTACTCGAAAAGTCATTAAAAGATCAAATAAAATAA
- a CDS encoding integration host factor subunit beta — translation MTTEALNKSDLIERIALKNPHLAEPLVEEAVKIMIDQMIASLSADNRIEIRGFGSFALHHREPRVGRNPKTGKSVEVAAKAVPHFKPGKALRDAVNESANK, via the coding sequence ATGACAACTGAAGCATTAAACAAATCTGACTTAATTGAAAGAATTGCGCTTAAAAATCCACACTTAGCTGAACCCTTAGTGGAAGAAGCAGTAAAGATCATGATTGATCAAATGATCGCATCATTATCGGCTGATAATCGTATTGAAATTCGTGGCTTTGGCAGTTTTGCGTTACATCATCGCGAGCCACGTGTAGGGCGTAATCCTAAAACAGGTAAATCAGTAGAAGTAGCTGCAAAGGCTGTACCGCATTTCAAGCCAGGTAAAGCTTTACGTGATGCAGTAAACGAGTCTGCGAATAAATAA
- the cmk gene encoding (d)CMP kinase, protein MTIQIITIDGPSGSGKGTLAAKLAAHYQFHLLDSGAIYRLLGLSLHKHNLLDCLDDVEALKQSEKIATNLDIKFVTEAALATQVFLDDENVTETIRTERVGEFASKVAAIPVLRSALFERQRAFAQAPGLVADGRDMATSIFPEAQAKIYLTASAESRAERRVKQLQAMGLDVKISDILANIQARDKRDMERTVAPLKPAQDAYIIDSSTLNIDEVFKLMTDFIDAQLAK, encoded by the coding sequence ATGACGATTCAAATTATTACGATTGATGGGCCAAGTGGTTCAGGTAAAGGTACACTTGCAGCAAAATTGGCTGCGCATTATCAATTTCATTTATTAGACTCGGGTGCGATCTATCGTTTACTTGGATTATCATTGCATAAACATAATTTGCTTGATTGTTTGGATGATGTAGAAGCCTTAAAACAATCTGAAAAAATTGCAACAAATTTAGATATTAAATTTGTCACAGAAGCCGCATTAGCAACACAAGTTTTTTTAGATGACGAAAATGTCACTGAAACTATTCGTACTGAGCGAGTGGGTGAGTTTGCATCAAAAGTGGCAGCAATTCCTGTCCTTAGAAGCGCGCTTTTTGAACGTCAACGTGCTTTTGCGCAAGCTCCTGGTTTGGTTGCAGATGGTCGAGATATGGCGACCTCTATTTTTCCAGAAGCACAAGCGAAAATTTACTTGACCGCCTCAGCGGAGTCTCGTGCAGAGCGCCGAGTAAAACAGTTGCAGGCGATGGGCTTGGATGTTAAAATAAGCGACATTTTAGCTAACATACAGGCACGTGATAAGCGTGATATGGAACGTACAGTCGCTCCACTCAAGCCAGCACAAGATGCATATATTATTGATAGTTCTACATTAAATATCGATGAAGTATTCAAATTGATGACTGATTTTATCGATGCGCAGTTAGCAAAATAA
- a CDS encoding enoyl-CoA hydratase/isomerase family protein, producing the protein MTNSPEINTYHPDLIIEEAANGWRIIRLNRPKSLHALDESIVAALLKLFEDFHSDDQVKAIWLDSTTPKAFCAGGDVRKLRQLVINDEVDTANQFFKTEYALDLLLHDYAKPVVVWGEGYVMGGGLGLFMAAPFRLVTPYSRLAMPEVNIGLYPDVGATRFLADRGPVGLFTGLTGSIMTAAGGYGIGWATHICDAQRDVVLQKLIDIDWDHYPAGDFRALDDTLNSLHRPVSPGPLQNSLDVIHSVCRGVNFQQDYEAIIGLSEARSDWLRQASENLQKGSPSTAAITWLLWQWGRQVHPWSEVFELEAQISDWKIRHPDFVEGVRARLVDKDLSPEWQAVESMTLKGILASNPPTTTIESWNVLLRQYDVIA; encoded by the coding sequence ATGACAAATTCTCCTGAAATCAACACTTATCATCCTGATTTAATTATCGAAGAAGCAGCCAATGGTTGGCGAATTATTCGTTTAAATCGCCCAAAATCTTTGCACGCTCTGGATGAGTCCATTGTGGCAGCTTTATTGAAGTTGTTTGAAGACTTTCATTCGGATGATCAGGTTAAAGCCATTTGGTTAGATTCAACTACACCAAAAGCATTTTGTGCGGGTGGCGATGTCAGAAAACTTCGCCAATTGGTCATTAATGATGAGGTTGACACAGCCAATCAGTTCTTTAAAACTGAATACGCATTAGATTTGCTTTTACATGACTATGCTAAGCCTGTGGTGGTATGGGGTGAGGGTTATGTGATGGGTGGTGGTTTAGGTTTGTTTATGGCGGCACCATTTCGTTTAGTGACGCCTTACTCACGTTTAGCGATGCCGGAAGTGAATATCGGCTTGTATCCAGATGTAGGTGCGACACGCTTCCTTGCAGATCGTGGACCAGTAGGTTTATTTACAGGTTTAACAGGCTCAATCATGACTGCGGCAGGGGGTTATGGTATTGGTTGGGCGACACATATTTGTGATGCGCAGCGTGATGTAGTGTTGCAAAAGCTGATTGATATCGATTGGGATCATTATCCAGCGGGTGACTTCCGTGCCTTAGATGACACTTTAAATAGTTTGCATCGTCCTGTTTCTCCGGGTCCATTACAAAACTCACTTGATGTGATTCATAGTGTTTGTCGTGGTGTAAATTTCCAACAAGACTATGAAGCGATCATTGGTCTTAGCGAAGCACGCAGTGATTGGTTACGCCAAGCCAGTGAAAACTTGCAAAAAGGCTCACCAAGTACAGCAGCGATCACATGGTTGCTTTGGCAATGGGGACGCCAAGTGCATCCTTGGAGTGAAGTGTTTGAGTTAGAAGCGCAAATTTCTGATTGGAAAATTCGTCATCCTGACTTTGTAGAAGGTGTACGTGCACGTTTGGTGGATAAAGATTTATCACCTGAATGGCAAGCGGTTGAGTCAATGACGCTAAAAGGCATTCTTGCAAGTAATCCACCAACGACGACTATTGAAAGTTGGAATGTATTGCTTAGACAATATGATGTGATTGCTTAA
- the rpsA gene encoding 30S ribosomal protein S1, with product MTESFAALFEESELNLNVEKGAVIQGIVVSIDSDWVTVDTGLKSEGVVSRAEFLNEQRELEVQVGDTVDVVVEALDNGMGQTVLSREKAKRAETWTKLEKIFEDGEIVTGVISGKVKGGFTVDIGPVRAFLPGSLVDTRPIRDTTHLEGKELEFKVIKLDAKRNNVVVSRRAVMEAESSADREALLSQLEEGQTVTGTIKNLTDYGAFVDLGGIDGLLHITDMAWKRIKHPSEVVEVGQEVTVKVLKFDKERNRVSLGLKQLGEDPWLAIMNRYPKGSIVKARVTNLTDYGCFAEIAEGVEGLVHVSEMDHTNKNIHPSKVVQIGDEVDVMVLEVDEERRRISLGIKQTRANPWEEFAKAHEKGEKVSGTIKSITDFGIFIGLNGGIDGLVHLSDISWNEQGEEAIRRYKKGDTVEAVILSVDAEGNRISLGVKQLNSDPFNDFLAANERGALVKGTVTAVDAKGATVKLADEVEASLKASEINRDRVEDATKFLEVGQEVEAKIINVDRKSRSINLSIKAKDEAEEKEAVANLKTATTAQDNGPKTIGDLIKAQMNH from the coding sequence ATGACCGAATCTTTTGCAGCCCTCTTTGAAGAAAGCGAATTAAACCTCAACGTTGAAAAGGGTGCAGTCATCCAAGGTATCGTTGTTAGTATCGATTCTGACTGGGTAACTGTTGATACTGGCCTTAAATCTGAAGGCGTTGTATCACGTGCTGAATTCTTAAACGAACAACGTGAGCTTGAAGTTCAAGTTGGCGATACAGTAGACGTAGTTGTTGAAGCGCTTGACAACGGTATGGGTCAAACTGTTTTATCACGTGAAAAAGCAAAACGTGCTGAAACTTGGACTAAACTTGAAAAAATCTTTGAAGATGGCGAAATCGTTACTGGTGTTATCTCTGGTAAAGTTAAAGGCGGTTTCACTGTTGACATCGGTCCAGTTCGTGCGTTCTTACCAGGTTCTTTGGTAGACACTCGTCCAATCCGTGATACAACTCACCTTGAAGGCAAAGAGTTAGAATTCAAAGTAATCAAACTTGATGCTAAACGTAACAACGTTGTTGTATCTCGTCGTGCTGTTATGGAAGCTGAATCTTCAGCTGACCGTGAAGCGCTTCTTTCTCAATTGGAAGAAGGTCAAACAGTTACTGGTACAATCAAAAATCTTACTGACTACGGTGCATTCGTTGACCTTGGTGGTATTGATGGTCTTCTACATATCACAGATATGGCTTGGAAACGCATTAAACACCCTTCAGAAGTTGTTGAAGTGGGTCAAGAAGTTACTGTTAAAGTACTTAAATTTGACAAAGAGCGTAACCGTGTATCACTAGGTCTTAAACAACTTGGTGAAGATCCATGGTTAGCGATCATGAACCGTTATCCTAAAGGTTCTATCGTTAAAGCACGTGTAACTAATTTAACTGACTACGGTTGCTTTGCTGAAATCGCTGAAGGCGTTGAAGGTTTAGTACACGTTTCAGAAATGGATCACACAAACAAAAACATCCACCCATCTAAAGTTGTTCAGATTGGTGACGAAGTTGATGTTATGGTTCTTGAAGTTGATGAAGAACGTCGTCGTATTTCTCTTGGTATCAAACAAACTCGTGCGAATCCATGGGAAGAGTTTGCTAAAGCACATGAGAAAGGTGAAAAAGTTTCTGGTACGATCAAATCTATCACTGACTTTGGTATCTTCATTGGCTTAAACGGTGGTATCGACGGTCTAGTTCACTTGTCTGATATTTCTTGGAACGAACAAGGCGAAGAAGCGATTCGTCGTTACAAGAAAGGCGACACAGTTGAAGCTGTTATCTTGTCTGTAGATGCAGAAGGTAACCGTATCAGCCTTGGCGTGAAACAATTGAACAGCGATCCATTCAATGACTTCTTAGCTGCTAACGAACGCGGTGCGTTGGTTAAAGGTACAGTAACTGCAGTTGATGCGAAAGGCGCAACTGTTAAGTTAGCTGACGAAGTTGAAGCTTCTTTGAAAGCATCTGAAATCAATCGTGATCGCGTTGAAGATGCAACTAAATTCTTAGAAGTAGGTCAAGAAGTTGAAGCTAAAATCATCAACGTTGATCGTAAATCTCGCTCTATCAACTTGTCTATCAAAGCGAAAGACGAAGCTGAAGAGAAAGAAGCGGTTGCTAACTTGAAAACAGCTACAACTGCTCAAGACAATGGTCCAAAAACGATTGGCGACTTGATCAAAGCTCAAATGAATCACTAA
- a CDS encoding flavin-containing monooxygenase, with translation MTNNNQQNTQIAIIGAGFGGLAMAIRLLQANIHDFIILEKASDVGGTWRENQYPGAACDVQSHMYSLSFAPKKDWSKRYAEAPEIFDYIQDLIKEYNLKKYIQFNQEVVSTTYNEEQCHWHLVLKNGQKINAQFVIFASGPLHVPQIPKIKGIEKFKGEVFHSSQWNHQYNLNEKNVASIGTGGSAIQYIPEIAPKVKNLYVFQRTAAWVIPRDERKYNDVDKKLFSRFEWFRKLHRARLYWSNEFRVVPIVQPQIMKYGQKLAEAFIKFQVKDKAIAKKLTPDYVMGCKRILISNKYFPTFNRENVELITDAIQELTENSIITKDGKERAIDCLIYGTGFITDPRIYLKSFACYGLNGIELKDAWKDGAESYYGISTKNFPNLFQLLGPNTVLGHNSVIFMIESQVNYILQLIQLVDKTKTQSVMVKPEVQDQFNEDVQEKLKGTVWQSGCVSWYQQDGGKNFALWPTYTWKFWLQTRKANPADYVLLGQKQNTNKSTRAA, from the coding sequence ATGACTAACAATAATCAACAAAATACGCAAATTGCCATTATTGGTGCAGGTTTTGGCGGATTAGCGATGGCGATTCGTTTGTTACAAGCCAATATTCATGATTTTATCATCCTCGAAAAAGCAAGTGATGTCGGGGGAACGTGGCGTGAAAATCAATATCCTGGCGCTGCTTGTGATGTGCAATCCCACATGTATTCATTGTCTTTTGCCCCGAAGAAAGATTGGTCAAAACGTTATGCCGAAGCACCTGAAATTTTTGACTATATCCAAGATCTCATTAAAGAATATAATCTTAAAAAATATATTCAATTCAACCAAGAAGTTGTTTCTACTACATACAATGAAGAGCAATGTCATTGGCATTTAGTCTTAAAAAATGGACAAAAAATTAATGCACAATTTGTAATTTTTGCATCTGGTCCTTTACATGTCCCACAAATTCCAAAAATTAAAGGCATTGAAAAATTCAAAGGTGAAGTTTTCCACTCTTCACAATGGAATCATCAATATAATTTGAATGAAAAAAATGTCGCTTCGATTGGCACAGGAGGGAGTGCGATTCAATATATTCCTGAAATTGCACCTAAAGTTAAAAATTTATACGTTTTCCAACGTACAGCGGCTTGGGTCATTCCACGTGATGAACGCAAATACAACGATGTAGATAAAAAATTATTTAGTCGCTTTGAATGGTTTAGAAAACTGCATCGTGCTCGTTTATATTGGTCAAATGAATTCCGTGTTGTACCCATTGTACAACCACAAATCATGAAATATGGACAAAAACTGGCTGAAGCCTTCATTAAGTTTCAAGTGAAAGATAAAGCGATTGCAAAAAAATTGACACCTGATTATGTGATGGGTTGTAAACGTATTTTAATTTCCAATAAATATTTCCCAACATTTAACCGTGAAAATGTGGAACTGATTACGGATGCGATTCAGGAACTTACTGAAAATAGTATCATCACCAAAGATGGTAAAGAGCGTGCTATTGATTGTTTAATTTATGGTACAGGTTTTATCACTGACCCTCGCATTTATTTAAAATCATTTGCATGCTATGGTTTAAATGGGATTGAACTCAAAGACGCTTGGAAAGATGGTGCTGAAAGTTACTACGGCATCAGCACAAAAAATTTCCCAAATTTATTTCAATTATTAGGACCAAATACCGTACTTGGACATAACTCAGTTATTTTCATGATCGAATCTCAAGTTAACTATATTTTACAACTGATCCAATTGGTCGATAAAACTAAAACCCAATCTGTGATGGTAAAACCTGAAGTTCAAGATCAATTTAATGAAGATGTACAAGAGAAACTGAAAGGTACAGTGTGGCAGTCTGGCTGTGTCAGTTGGTATCAACAAGATGGCGGTAAAAACTTTGCCTTATGGCCAACCTATACATGGAAATTTTGGTTACAAACCCGTAAAGCTAATCCAGCCGATTATGTACTGCTAGGTCAAAAGCAAAATACAAATAAAAGCACACGTGCTGCTTAA
- a CDS encoding lysine exporter LysO family protein: MQSLWLIFQLLFCLFVGFILARRLPQWLEKIALKILPYFTYILLIAIAIEFAQTLDRIAHPTQILSDAISIALATSVGAFLCCYILFKSIGFQPTQGKVSIDLLIGSLLNISYAFIALALGYGLSILFNYFDYQLHVSTWYLLLVFMSLIGLDLAYSPLDRSWLNWKILLVPVGCIIGSILGAVVCSFMISNISLKDLIMLSQGYGFYSMTGIVVTELKNAHLGSIALINDLFREIFAILLMYMIGWRYPRSAISSAGATAMDVTLPMVKQACGNDFIPHAMVSGFILSVLAPIAVSILAAL, encoded by the coding sequence ATGCAATCTCTTTGGCTTATCTTTCAGCTTTTATTTTGTCTATTCGTCGGTTTTATTCTGGCACGCAGGCTACCGCAATGGCTAGAAAAAATTGCTTTAAAAATCCTTCCTTATTTTACTTACATTCTATTGATTGCGATAGCAATTGAATTTGCACAAACCTTAGATCGTATTGCTCATCCTACCCAAATTCTAAGTGATGCCATTTCGATTGCTTTAGCAACCTCTGTCGGTGCTTTTTTATGCTGTTATATTTTATTTAAAAGTATCGGTTTTCAGCCTACACAAGGCAAAGTTTCAATAGACTTGTTAATAGGTTCATTACTCAATATCAGTTATGCCTTTATTGCATTGGCTTTGGGATATGGCTTATCTATATTATTTAATTATTTTGATTATCAACTCCATGTGAGTACATGGTATTTACTTCTCGTTTTCATGTCATTAATCGGTTTAGACCTCGCTTATTCTCCATTAGATCGTTCTTGGCTAAATTGGAAAATCTTACTCGTACCTGTTGGGTGTATTATCGGTTCTATTTTAGGTGCGGTGGTTTGCTCGTTCATGATAAGCAACATTAGCTTAAAAGACTTAATTATGTTATCACAAGGTTATGGCTTTTATTCTATGACAGGAATTGTAGTCACTGAACTGAAAAATGCACACCTTGGCAGTATTGCTTTAATTAATGATTTATTTAGAGAAATTTTTGCGATTTTATTGATGTATATGATCGGTTGGCGTTATCCACGTTCTGCAATTTCTTCTGCCGGTGCAACCGCAATGGATGTGACCCTACCCATGGTCAAACAAGCGTGTGGGAATGATTTTATTCCCCATGCAATGGTGAGTGGTTTTATATTGTCCGTGCTTGCACCGATTGCTGTGAGTATTTTAGCAGCGTTATAA
- the zapE gene encoding cell division protein ZapE has protein sequence MLDKKSAHSTAFTPVSPAERYAQALSSGQFLPDEAQAQAVHELDRVWQELIHRYKASKKAFRRFRRQTSPKGVYMWGGVGRGKTWLMDQFYDSIPFRRKTRMHFHHFMQFVHKELNKLSGQRNPLDLVADQIYKDAVVICFDEFFVSNVTDAMILSDLFQKLFSRGITLIATSNIAPDGLYKNGIHRDRFLPTIEMVKKNCVVLNVDAGVDYRLRVLKQAQLFKSPLNEANSAWMAERFKALVSSQVVSKDPIMINNRVVQTLGHTEDVLWCDFSELCMKPRSPSDFIEIANIYNTVLVSNVPHLNDFLSEGTRRFIYLVDEFYDRGVKLLLTSADTIIEIYEGEKLAFEIERTRSRLLEMQSDDYLQSEHRQIQGKDLQVE, from the coding sequence ATGTTAGACAAGAAATCAGCACATAGCACCGCATTTACACCCGTATCTCCTGCTGAGCGTTATGCTCAAGCTTTATCATCTGGGCAGTTTTTGCCCGATGAAGCACAGGCGCAAGCAGTGCATGAGTTAGATCGTGTTTGGCAAGAACTCATTCATCGTTATAAAGCATCTAAAAAAGCTTTCCGTCGTTTCCGCCGCCAGACTTCGCCAAAAGGTGTATATATGTGGGGTGGCGTAGGGCGTGGCAAAACATGGTTAATGGATCAATTTTATGATTCGATTCCATTTCGTCGCAAAACCCGTATGCATTTTCATCATTTTATGCAATTTGTGCATAAAGAATTAAATAAACTTTCAGGACAACGTAATCCTTTGGATTTGGTCGCTGATCAAATTTATAAAGATGCAGTGGTGATTTGTTTTGATGAATTTTTTGTATCTAATGTTACCGATGCAATGATTCTCAGTGATTTATTCCAAAAGTTATTTTCCCGTGGTATTACCTTAATCGCCACATCAAATATTGCACCAGATGGTTTATATAAAAATGGTATTCATCGTGATCGTTTTTTACCAACCATTGAAATGGTCAAGAAAAACTGTGTTGTCCTCAATGTCGATGCAGGAGTGGACTATCGTCTACGTGTGCTAAAACAAGCGCAATTGTTTAAATCTCCTCTCAATGAGGCAAATTCTGCATGGATGGCGGAACGTTTCAAGGCTTTAGTGTCGTCACAAGTAGTATCTAAAGATCCGATCATGATCAATAATCGTGTGGTACAAACTTTGGGGCATACTGAGGATGTGTTGTGGTGTGATTTTTCTGAACTATGTATGAAACCACGAAGTCCGTCTGATTTTATTGAAATAGCCAATATTTATAATACGGTTTTAGTTAGTAATGTGCCGCACTTAAATGATTTTCTGTCAGAAGGCACACGCCGTTTTATTTATTTGGTGGATGAGTTTTATGATCGTGGGGTAAAGTTGCTCCTGACTTCAGCAGACACGATTATTGAGATTTATGAAGGTGAAAAGTTAGCATTTGAAATTGAGCGGACGCGGTCACGTTTACTTGAAATGCAATCAGATGATTATTTGCAATCTGAACATCGTCAAATTCAAGGCAAAGATTTACAAGTTGAATAA
- a CDS encoding lipopolysaccharide assembly protein LapA domain-containing protein codes for MRFILGLLLVAVFVYSLALVLINGTELPVDLWFTQVPAMRLGLLLLLTLAIGIVLGLLVGVQVFRVFQNNWEIRRLRKDIDHLRKEQIQNAQLAAAEAAASVRHEKTVMDVYPEDKNSKPL; via the coding sequence ATGCGCTTTATTTTAGGTCTACTTTTGGTTGCAGTGTTTGTTTATTCTTTAGCACTGGTTTTAATCAATGGGACAGAATTACCAGTAGACCTTTGGTTTACTCAAGTTCCAGCAATGCGTTTAGGGTTATTGCTTTTATTAACTTTAGCCATTGGAATTGTCTTAGGGCTGTTAGTGGGTGTTCAGGTTTTCCGAGTATTTCAAAATAATTGGGAAATTCGCCGTTTGCGCAAAGACATTGATCATTTACGCAAAGAGCAGATTCAAAATGCTCAATTGGCAGCAGCCGAAGCAGCCGCAAGTGTACGCCATGAAAAAACTGTGATGGATGTATATCCTGAAGATAAAAATTCTAAGCCATTATAA